The following proteins are encoded in a genomic region of Dasypus novemcinctus isolate mDasNov1 chromosome 3, mDasNov1.1.hap2, whole genome shotgun sequence:
- the REC8 gene encoding meiotic recombination protein REC8 homolog has translation MFYYPNVLQRHTGCFATIWLAATRGSRLVKREYLKVNVVKTCEEILNYVLVRVQPPLPGLPRPRFSLYLSAQLQIGVIRVYFQQCQYLVEDIQHILERLHRAQLQIRIDMVEPELPSLLLPDCLAMMETLEDAPDPFFGMMSVDPRLPSPLDVPQIRHLLEAATPERVLEETPPEVPTEPEKPERLLVTVVSPEAITLREAEPIRVLQIEGERDLPEISRRDLDLLIAEEDEAILLEERLQARLLRERRAPVALDGQSPGPGGLTGQTRMFLGCLGPHSFLPSQVLREAQEPSGPLMLSSELSLEAAEEEKSRISLVPPEERWAWAEAEQPELPALPVVPELPEVPMEMPLGLPLELELLSLEAVHRAVALELQADREPDFSSLVAPLSPRRMAARVFYLLLVLSAQKILRVEQEKPYGRLLIQPGPRFHSG, from the exons ATGTTCTACTATCCCAACGTGCTTCAGCGCCACACGGGCTGCTTTGCCACCATCTG gctggcGGCGACGCGCGGCAGCAGGCTGGTGAAGCGCGAATACCTGAAGGTGAACGTGGTGAAGACCTG CGAGGAAATCCTCAATTACGTGTTGGTGCGAGTGCAGCCCCCGCTGCCCGGCCTGCCGCGGCCCCGCTTCTCTCTCTACCTCTCAGCTCAGCTCCAGATCGGGGTGATCCGGGTCTACTTTCAGCAATGCCAGTACCTCGTGG AGGACATCCAGCACATTCTGGAGCGCCTGCACCGGGCCCAGCTGCAGATCCGCATTGACATGGTGGAGCCTGAGCT ACCCAGCCTGCTGCTTCCTGATTGCCTGGCCATGATGGAGACCCTGGAAGATGCCCCTGACCCGTTTTTTGGGATGATGTCTGTGGATCCCAGACTTCCCAGCCCCTTAGATGTCCCTCAG ATTCGGCATCTCTTAGAGGCAGCAACCCCGGAGAGAGTTCTTGAGGAGACCCCTCCTGAAGTCCCGACAGAGCCCGAGAAGCCAG AAAGACTTCTGGTCACAGTGGTGTCCCCTGAGGCCATCACCCTCCGGGAGGCAGAACCCATACGAGTGCTGCAGATCGAG GGCGAACGGGACCTCCCAGAGATCAGCCGCCGAGACCTTGACCTGCTGATTGCTGAAGAAGATGAAGCTATCTTGTTAGAGGAACGTCTGCAAGCCAGACTTCTCCGGGAGCGTAGGGCCCCCGTGGCGCTGGATGGTCAGTCCCCTGGCCCGGGTGGCCTG ACTGGCCAGACCCGGATGTTTCTGGGATGCTTGGGGCCTcactctttcctcccttcccaggtccTGAGGGAGGCCCAGGAGCCCAGCGGTCCCCTCATGCTGTCTTCAG AGCTCTCCCTAGAAGCAGCTGAAGAGGAGAAGTCCCGCATCAGCCTTGTCCCTCCAGAAGAGCGGTG GGCCTGGGCTGAAGCAGAGCAGCCAGAGCTCCCTGCATTGCCTGTGGTGCCAGAACTCCCTGAGGTACCCATGGAGATGCCATTGGGGCTGCCCCTAGAGCTCGAGCTGCTCTCGCTGGAGGCTGTGCACAG GGCAGTGGCACTGGAACTGCAGGCTGACAGGGAGCCTGACTTCAGTAGTCTGGTGGCACCTCTCAGCCCGCGCAGGATGGCTGCTCGGGTCTTCTACCTGCTCCTGG TGCTCTCAGCACAGAAGATCCTTCGTGTGGAACAAGAGAAACCATATGGACGCCTCCTGATCCAGCCAGGGCCCCGATTCCACAGTGGTTAG